In the genome of Neofelis nebulosa isolate mNeoNeb1 chromosome 6, mNeoNeb1.pri, whole genome shotgun sequence, one region contains:
- the LOC131513472 gene encoding peptidyl-prolyl cis-trans isomerase NIMA-interacting 4-like: MPPKGKSRSGKGGKGGAASGSDSSDKKAQDPKGSGNAVKVRHILCEKHGKIMEAMEKLKSGMRFNEVAIQYSEDKARQGGDLGWMTRGTMAGPFQEAAFALPTSGLDTPVFTDPPVKTKFGYHIIMVEGRK; this comes from the coding sequence ATGCCGCCCAAGGGAAAAAGCCGTTCCGGGAAAGGGGGGAAAGggggagcagcctctgggagtgACAGTTCTGACAAGAAGGCTCAGGATCCCAAAGGTAGTGGCAATGCAGTAAAAGTCAGACACATTCTGTGTGAAAAACATGGGAAAATCATGGAAGCCATGGAAAAGCTGAAGTCTGGAATGAGATTCAATGAAGTGGCCATACAGTATAGTGAAGATAAAGCCAGGCAAGGGGGTGACTTGGGTTGGATGACCAGAGGTACCATGGCGGGACCATTTCAAGAAGCAGCATTTGCCTTGCCCACAAGTGGGCTGGATACGCCTGTGTTTACAGACCCTCCAGTTAAGACAAAATTTGGATATCATATTATTATGgttgaagggagaaaataa